In Aspergillus nidulans FGSC A4 chromosome II, a single window of DNA contains:
- a CDS encoding protein atnI (transcript_id=CADANIAT00003893), producing MSATTTSASETSTPTCLPIPPKENGYVPPGGCGNIHMYEASFAAPVLFSVLFGLTTIIHIVQAIMFKKRYAWVVIMSSLWELIAFIMRSLFAKNQSSDAYNTPFTIFFLLAPIWVNAFLYMTLGRLIYFFLPSGRLGGIGAKRFGHIFVWLEILAFIIQLVGAAFTTDTEASQETIMRGVHIYMGGIGVQELFILIFTGLFIHLQRKMGEMERHGTLDAEKVGRGSMPWRWLFYAIYASLFLITVRIIFRLAQYADGTNIDNPALRNEWFEYVWDAAPIFICLAILNVAHPGRVLVGPDSEFPRVSRKEKKQRKREKKEAKIAEKEAKKERKRRRKHGSIGVDLLDAQERGSAPTSRPAPGGHGYQGENQRTWYDNRGNEVRP from the exons ATGAGTGCCACCACCACTTCCGCATCGGAGACCAGCACTCCAACATGTCTCCCCATCCCTCCGAAAGAGAATGGCTACGTGCCGCCCGGTGGGTGTGGCAATATCCACATGTACGAGGCCAGCTTTGCGGCGCCGGTCTTGTTTTCAGTGTTGTTCGGCCTTACGACGATCATCCATATTGTTCAGGCAATCATGTTTAAGAAG CGCTATGCTTGGGTTGTAATCATGAGCTCACTATGGGAACTCATCGCCTTCATTATGCGGTCCCTCTTCGCAAAAAACCAAAGCAGCGACGCCTACAACACTCCCTTCACaattttctttctcctcgctcCAATCTGGGTTAACGCCTTCCTCTACATGACGCTCGGCCGCCTCatctacttcttcctccccagCGGCCGTCTCGGCGGCATCGGTGCAAAACGCTTCGGACACATATTCGTCTGGCTGGAGATCCTGGCCTTCATCATCCAGCTTGTTGGCGCGGCATTCACGACGGACACAGAGGCATCGCAGGAGACGATCATGCGCGGGGTGCATATCTACATGGGTGGTATTGGCGTGCAGGAGCTATTCATCTTGATTTTCACCGGGCTGTTCATCCACCTGCAGCGGAAGATGGGCGAGATGGAGCGGCATGGAACTTTAGATGCCGAGAAGGTCGGTAGAGGGTCGATGCCGTGGCGGTGGCTGTTTTACGCCATTTATGCCTCGCTGTTCCTGATCACGGTGCGTATCATCTTTCGGTTGGCGCAGTATGCGGACGGAACGAATATCGATAACCCAGCGCTTCGGAACGAGTGGTTTGAGTATGTATGGGATGCGGCACCCATTTTTATTTGCTTGGCTATATTGAACGTGGCGCATCCGGGGAGAGTGTTGGTGGGGCCCGATAGCGAGTTCCCAAGGGTGAGtcggaaggagaagaagcaaaggaagagagagaagaaggaggccaagattgcagagaaagaggcgaagaaggagaggaagaggaggagaaagcaTGGAAGCATTGGCGTTGATCTGCTAGATGCGCAGGAGAGGGGCTCCGCTCCGACTTCGCGGCCGGCTCCTGGAGGGCATGGATATCAGGGAGAGAACCAGAGGACGTGGTATGACAATCGTGGGAATGAGGTGAGGCCGTGA
- a CDS encoding uncharacterized protein (transcript_id=CADANIAT00003894) yields MARLLNRWHLPALVRRHYSSRFQSLRIEKTQSPKPLPDSTELQFGRSFTGKYPSQTRNHILKLEWTTTQGWSDAQITPYDNLRLDPASCVLHYAFTCFEGMKAYKDPHGNARLFRPEENLARLNRSAARLALPTFEESGVLEFLAKYVDLEKRFIPHLPGHSLYLRPTLLGTDASISVSRPRSALLFVIASPMGDYFANGMKAVTLQATRSPVRAWPGGVGEFKVGGNYAPSIVPQEEAAEAGSQQNLWLLADRESGEEFVTEAGTMNLFVVWVSSSTGKKELVTPPLDGTILPGVTRMSILELARERLEGDRSGIEVVERRITMRELAAASKEGRLLEVFGAGTAVVVSPVRSIRWGDQCISCGLRDGEEAGPMSLQMKTWLEEVQYGLVEHPWR; encoded by the exons ATGGCGCGACTGTTGAACCGCTGGCACTTGCCTGCACTTGTCAGGCGCCACTATTCATCTCGATTCCAATCTTTGCGCATTGAGAAAACCCAGTCGCCCAAACCCCTGCCCGACTCGACCGAGTTACAATTTGGGCGGTCTTTCACTGGCAAGTATCCCTCACAGACCCGAA AccacatcctcaaactcgaatGGACCACAACCCAAGGCTGGAGCGATGCGCAAATCACTCCCTACGATAACCTGCGGCTCGACCCCGCCTCATGCGTCCTCCATTACGCATTCACCTGCTTCGAGGGCATGAAAGCGTATAAAGACCCGCATGGCAACGCGCGGCTATTCAGGCCTGAGGAGAACCTGGCGCGGCTCAACAGATCCGCAGCTAGACTCGCTCTTCCGACATTCGAAGAATCCGGCGTACTGGAGTTTCTAGCAAAATATGTTGATCTCGAAAAGAGATTCATCCCGCACTTACCTGGTCACTCCCTGTACTTGCGCCCGACGTTGCTAGGCACCGATGCGAGTATTAGTGTTTCGCGGCCCCGGAGCGCACTGTTGTTTGTTATTGCCAGTCCAATGGGCGATTACTTTGCCAACGGGATGAAGGCCGTCACGTTGCAGGCGACGCGGTCGCCAGTACGCGCGTGGCCAGGTGGTGTGGGGGAGTTCAAGGTCGGCGGGAACTACGCGCCGAGTATTGTGCCGCAGGAAGAGGCCGCGGAGGCAGGGAGCCAGCAGAATCTGTGGCTGTTGGCTGATCGTGAGAGTGGCGAGGAATTTGTGACCGAGGCTGGCACTATGAATCTTTTTGTAGTCTGGGTGAGTTCTTCCACGGGGAAGAAAGAACTGGTGACGCCGCCACTGGATGGGACGATCCTGCCTGGGGTGACTCGAATGTCAATCTTGGAGCTCGCGAGGGAGAGGCTTGAAGGGGACAGGTCTGGTATTGAGGTGGTAGAGAGGAGGATCACCATGCGAGAGTTGGCGGCTGCCTCGAAGGAGGGCCGCCTGTTGGAGGTGTTTGGTGCAGggacggcggtggtggtgtcGCCGGTGAGGTCGATTCGTTGGGGAGACCAGTGTATTTCCTGCGGTCTacgagatggagaagaagctggcccGATGAGTCTGCAGATGAAAACGTGGCTTGAGGAGGTGCAGTATGGCCTGGTTGAGCATCCTTGGAGGTGA
- a CDS encoding uncharacterized protein (transcript_id=CADANIAT00003895) gives MAGSCTIDEHNHFGPIVGDACYGGLDFTLYFEEAFLSIFPAATLILAATVRCFLVRSASLKVRGGWLHTLKLLLLAPYSISQLLLLAFWMRSGTPKTDLTIASTVLRFIATLPCGYLIHLQHHRSLRPSKIISIYFLLTLLFDIPLARTIWTIQGLRTVSAIFIAGTVVKALLLILETWEKRRLVRPMYASPAPEDWTGVINRSLFWWINPLLFRGARTSLSVGDLFHLESCMLPDPDGKHRVVMHWENVTNKDKAGAMVVPIAKAFKWDLLAGVFPRLCQSGFIISQPFLVRATVELFVYRDRPDSRSKATLLIGAYALVYGGIAIATATAQHKTYRVITMMRAALVDMIFEKSTAINAHKNDDSAALTLMSTDIERITHCGRYIHDTWASLIEIGIALYLLYNELDTAGIAPIIIAFGCTVTAMKIAMMAGERQNLWIEAIQKRVAITAEMLGSMKGVKISGLTDLLFNKIQALREHEILASQKFRSLLIAVVGLSNFNTLMTPIVSFTIYAMGSGDAPNEILGSARALTSLTLFNLFAVFIGTLVESISETAMALECLDRIRNYLAQEAHQDPREVNSSPVTEKTPCIEAFEVDVGWKNGDESILHRLSYRIERHSLTMIVGAVGCGKTTLVKAMLGEVNCLTGKMKVNCDRMAYCGQDAWLTNGSIRENILGGSPYDPPWYSTVVAACGLEKDFTELTAGDQTAVGSKGVSLSGGQKQRLGSLDVLTRAQALARALYSGVETILLDDALSGLDPVTDEHIFTQVLGPNGLARKQHLTVVMVTHAVHRLPYADHIIALNTDGTILVQGTFDDCCKRLDYIQGFAIAQPPAIQMKSAMPKAVEVTKAAPYSDEAISDARRSSDYQTYLYYLTTVPWHNWLVYFGLMAIFVFLQAFPTVWVTWWARDNDAQPNKNRSMRIGVYWMFGVLGACFLLATACFYMLKIVAKTASVIHSRLLRTVVNAPMSFFASTDSGTTLNRFSQDLELIDMELPLAVLQTCLALFLCVAQLIIIAVSARYITATIPLCVLVYCIIGTFYMRTSRQLRIMEIEAKSPLFSNFMELLNGLITIRAFNWAEQYKLRNRALLAESQRPYYLLYAVQRWLSLVLDMTVAGFVLVLMGIAVGTMHSTNASSLGLALVNVVSLSASVKALITDWTVLETSLGAVTRVKHFAESTESEDMVQERDLPPEDWTSRGTVEYKNVSAFYRDPSKPVLKNLSFRVHKGEKVAIVGRSGSGKSTLVSALFRMIELCEGTISVDGIDITTLRRQAIRSAIIGLPQDPLLLEGSTIRENVDPFDYCPDEAVINTLKRVGLWEILESKDGLETIASPELFSHGQKQLLCMAKAMLRHGNIIVFDEATSGVDPETDEMMQELIRSCFAQHTVLTVTHRLDTIIDYDRVLVMDNGILLESDPPRTLLSRPSVFRELYKSSRGWEEYERQERAEAEARRRERVEKERAEEELRGRRGLISEKEEPETVSAIREHWNVVNQLFGGIIPRAVPRTRSRSRDHSAERRESKRYSGGDWTGEGDGDGGDGGLGRRDTRRHLTGLAARGLH, from the exons ATGGCGGGCTCTTGCACAATCGATGAGCACAACCACTTCGGCCCCATAGTTGGAGATGCCTGCTATGGGGGGTTGGACTTTACCTTGTACTTTGAGGAAGCCTTTCTGTCTATCTTTCCTGCTGCGACGTTGATCTTGGCTGCGACTGTTAGGTGTTTCCTGGTTCGTAGCGCCAGTCTCAAAGTCAGGGGGGGCTGGCTGCACACTCTGAAACTG CTATTGCTTGCACCCTACTCCATCTCGCAACTATTGTTACTTGCATTTTGGATGAGATCTGGAACCCCAAAGACAGACCTCACTATTGCATCAACAGTCTTACGGTTCATTGCCACGCTGCCATGCGGGTATCTAATACACTTACAACATCATCGCTCTCTCCGACCATCTAAGATCATAAGTATCtacttcctcctcactctaCTATTCGACATTCCTCTCGCTCGAACAATATGGACCATCCAAGGTCTGCGTACGGTCTCCGCCATATTCATTGCAGGCACGGTTGTGAAAGCTCTCCTTCTGATCCTCGAGACCTGGGAAAAGCGACGCCTGGTTAGACCAATGTACGCGAGTCCCGCACCTGAGGACTGGACTGGCGTCATCAACCGCAGCCTCTTCTGGTGGATTAACCCTCTCTTATTCCGAGGCGCGCGCACTAGCCTATCAGTGGGTGACCTCTTCCACCTTGAAAGCTGCATGCTCCCCGACCCGGACGGCAAGCACCGTGTCGTGATGCACTGGGAGAATGTTACGAACAAGGATAAGGCTGGCGCGATGGTCGTGCCGATAGCCAAAGCCTTTAAATGGGATCTGTTGGCTGGAGTCTTCCCTCGTCTGTGTCAGAGCGGGTTCATCATCTCGCAGCCGTTCCTTGTCCGCGCCACGGTCGAGTTGTTTGTTTATCGAGACCGGCCGGATTCACGTAGTAAGGCGACACTGCTGATTGGTGCTTATGCGCTCGTTTACGGTGGAATTGCGATCGCGACTGCGACGGCGCAGCATAAAACGTACCGGGTGATTACGATGATGCgcgcggcgctggtggaTATGATCTTTGAGAAAAGCACAGCCATCAATGCGCATAAGAACGATGACTCGGCAGCTCTAACGCTCATGAGCACGGACATTGAGCGCATTACTCACTGTGGCCGGTACATCCATGATACGTGGGCGAGTCTGATTGAGATTGGAATTGCGTTGTACTTATTGTATAATGAGTTGGACACGGCAGGTATCGCGCCGATTATTATCGCTTTCG GATGCACGGTGACGGCCATGAAGATCGCTATGATGGCTGGCGAGCGCCAGAATCTGTGGATTGAGGCTATTCAGAAACGAGTAGCAATCACAGCGGAGATGCTCGGCTCCATGAAGGGAGTCAAGATATCCGGTCTGACGGATCTCCTGTTTAACAAGATTCAAGCACTGAGGGAGCACGAGATCCTAGCTTCCCAGAAATTCCGCTCGCTTCTGATTGCTGTTGTTGGGCTTT CCAATTTTAATACGCTCATGACGCCCATTGTAAGCTTTACCATCTACGCGATGGGCTCAGGGGACGCACCAAACGAGATCCTCGGCAGTGCCCGCGCTCTAACATCCCTGaccctcttcaacctctttGCGGTTTTCATCGGCACTCTTGTTGAGTCGATCAGCGAGACAGCAATGGCGCTCGAGTGTCTCGATCGGATCCGCAACTACCTAGCCCAGGAGGCGCACCAAGATCCGCGCGAGGTCAATAGTTCTCCTGTGACTGAGAAGACCCCCTGTATTGAGGCATTCGAAGTTGACGTCGGATGGAAGAACGGCGATGAGTCGATCCTGCACCGCCTCTCCTACCGGATCGAGCGCCACAGTTTGACAATGATTGTGGGTGCTGTGGGGTGTGGAAAGACGACACTGGTGAAGGCAATGCTCGGCGAGGTAAATTGTTTAACTGGCAAGATGAAGGTTAACTGCGACCGCATGGCGTATTGCGGGCAGGATGCTTGGTTGACCAACGGCAGTATACGAGAGAATATCCTCGGGGGGTCGCCATATGACCCGCCGTGGTATTCGACAGTTGTTGCGGCTTGCGGACTAGAGAAAGACTTCACTGAGCTGACTGCCGGTGATCAGACTGCAGTGGGCAGTAAAGGTGTTTCGCTGAGTGGTGGgcagaagcaaagactg GGCAGCCTTGATGTACTGACAAGAGCCCAGGCACTCGCGCGAGCCCTTTACTCCGGCGTCGAAACTATCCTCCTAGATGACGCCCTCAGCGGGCTTGACCCAGTGACAGACGAACATATCTTCACACAGGTCCTCGGTCCCAACGGCCTGGCCAGAAAGCAGCACTTGACCGTTGTCATGGTCACACATGCGGTTCACCGACTTCCCTACGCCGATCATATCATTGCCCTAAATACCGACGGCACCATCCTCGTTCAAGGAACGTTCGACGATTGCTGCAAAAGGCTCGATTATATACAAGGGTTCGCAATCGCCCAACCCCCCGCGATTCAGATGAAGAGCGCTATGCCTAAGGCCGTCGAGGTCACCAAAGCAGCCCCCTATTCTGACGAGGCCATTTCGGACGCGCGCAGGTCTAGCGACTACCAGACGTACCTGTACTACCTTACCACAGTACCCTGGCATAACTGGCTGGTGTACTTCGGTCTCATGgccatcttcgtcttcctgcAGGCCTTCCCGACGGTCTGGGTGACCTGGTGGGCGCGAGATAACGACGCTCAGCCAAACAAGAACAGGAGCATGAGGATCGGCGTCTACTGGATGTTCGGCGTGCTCGGCGCCTGTTTCCTCCTCGCGACGGCCTGCTTCTACATGCTCAAGATCGTCGCCAAAACGGCGTCGGTTATCCACTCGCGCCTCTTACGAACGGTCGTCAACGCCCCgatgtccttcttcgcctcaaCCGACTCGGGAACAACCCTCAACCGCTTCAGCCAGGACCTCGAGCTTATCGACATGGAGCTCCCACTCGCTGTTCTCCAGACCTGCCTAGCGCTCTTTCTCTGCGTCGCACAGCTCATTATTATCGCCGTCTCGGCCCGCTATATCACGGCCACGATTCCACTCTGCGTCTTGGTCTACTGTATCATCGGCACCTTCTACATGCGCACCTCGCGGCAGCTCCGCATCATGGAAATCGAGGCCAAATCACCGCTCTTCTCAAACTTCATGGAGCTGCTTAACGGCCTCATTACGATTCGCGCTTTCAACTGGGCCGAGCAATACAAGCTCCGCAACCGGGCTCTCCTCGCTGAATCCCAGCGCCCATACTACCTCCTCTACGCCGTGCAGCGCTGGCTCagtctcgtcctcgacatGACGGTCGCTGGATTTGTGCTTGTGCTGATGGGAATCGCGGTGGGAACGATGCATAGTACGAACGCGAGCTCGCTTGGTCTAGCGCTTGTGAATGTTGTTTCGTTGAGTGCGAGTGTTAAAGCCCTTATTACTGATTGGACCGTGCTAGAGACGAGCCTTGGGGCTGTGACTCGGGTGAAGCATTTTGCTGAGTCGACCGAGTCGGAGGACATGGTTCAGGAGAGGGATCTCCCGCCGGAGGACTGGACCAGCCGGGGGACCGTAGAGTACAAAAACGTTTCAGCGTTCTATCG GGACCCGTCAAAACCCGTCTTAAAGAATCTTTCTTTCCGCGTGCACAAGGGAGAAAAGGTCGCTATTGTCGGCCGCAGTGGAAG CGGCAAAAGTACGCTTGTCTCCGCGCTGTTCCGGATGATTGAGCTCTGCGAGGGCACAATCTCTGTAGACGGCATTGACATCACCACGCTCCGCCGCCAAGCAATCCGCTCCGCCATCATCGGTCTCCCGCAAGACCCCCTCCTACTTGAAGGAAGCACAATCCGCGAGAACGTCGATCCATTCGACTACTGCCCCGACGAGGCGGTCATCAACACCCTGAAGCGCGTGGGTCTGTGGGAGATCCTCGAGAGCAAGGATGGGCTGGAGACGATAGCCAGCCCTGAACTGTTCTCGCATGGTCAGAAGCAGTTGCTCTGCATGGCAAAGGCCATGCTGCGGCATGGGAATATTATTGTTTTCGATGAGGCGACGAGCGG AGTCGACCCCGAAACCGACGAAATGATGCAGGAGCTCATCCGCAGCTGCTTCGCCCAACACACTGTGCTCACTGTGACGCACCGGCTGGACACGATCATTGATTACGACCGCGTGCTCGTTATGGATAACGGCATCCTGCTCGAGAGCGACCCACCGCGGACCCTGCTGTCGCGTCCATCAGTCTTCCGCGAGCTGTACAAGTCCTCGCGCGGCTGGGAAGAATACGAGCGTCAAGAGCGTGCGGAAGCCGAAGCTCGGAGACGTGAAAGGGTCGAGAAAGAGcgcgccgaagaagagctgcgTGGACGCAGGGGACTCATTAGTGAGAAGGAGGAACCAGAGACAGTCAGCGCAATCCGCGAGCATTGGAATGTGGTCAATCAGCTGTTCGGAGGAATTATTCCAAGAGCCGTCCCGAGGACAAGGAGTCGGAGTCGGGATCATAgtgcagagaggagagaaagtaAAAGGTATAGTGGTGGGGATTGGACAGGCGAGGGCGATGGGGATGGGGGCGATGGGGGCttggggaggagggataCGAGGAGGCATTTGACTGGGTTGGCGGCGAGGGGGTTACATTAG